A single window of Acetohalobium arabaticum DSM 5501 DNA harbors:
- a CDS encoding DUF1540 domain-containing protein: MAEIECHVQNCIHQKDESCMLDKIEVYCDDNSPYTTRAAGTKCRSFRRE; encoded by the coding sequence GTGGCAGAAATTGAATGTCACGTGCAGAACTGTATTCACCAGAAGGATGAATCCTGTATGCTGGATAAGATTGAAGTTTATTGTGATGATAATAGCCCTTATACTACTAGAGCTGCAGGAACTAAATGCCGTAGTTTTAGGAGAGAATAG
- a CDS encoding DNA-3-methyladenine glycosylase has protein sequence MNLKLDFYKQDAVTLAKNLLGNLLIRRIKDKEIRVKIVETEAYVGPEDKACHAYQNKKTKRTKVMFKRGGHSYVYLIYGIHHCFNVVTASKGKPEAVLVRAVEPIEGWDLIRQNRQIKSNKDEDLTNGPGKLCQALEIDKSLNGHDLVKGEKICIADNNQSYNIAADKRINIDYAEEYKDKLWRFYIKDNSFVSK, from the coding sequence TTGAATTTAAAACTAGATTTTTATAAACAAGATGCAGTAACTTTGGCTAAGAATTTGCTGGGTAACTTATTAATTCGAAGGATCAAAGATAAAGAGATAAGAGTTAAAATAGTAGAAACAGAAGCTTATGTAGGTCCTGAAGATAAAGCCTGCCATGCCTATCAGAATAAAAAGACCAAACGGACTAAAGTCATGTTTAAACGTGGGGGACATAGTTACGTGTATCTTATATATGGTATACACCACTGCTTCAATGTAGTCACTGCATCAAAGGGGAAGCCGGAAGCAGTTCTAGTACGGGCAGTAGAACCGATTGAAGGCTGGGATTTAATTAGGCAGAATCGCCAAATTAAGAGTAACAAAGATGAAGACTTAACCAATGGTCCGGGTAAATTATGCCAGGCACTTGAGATAGATAAAAGTTTGAATGGACATGATTTAGTTAAAGGAGAGAAAATTTGTATAGCAGATAATAATCAAAGCTATAATATAGCTGCAGATAAAAGGATAAATATAGATTATGCAGAAGAATATAAAGATAAGTTGTGGAGGTTCTATATAAAAGATAATTCATTTGTATCTAAATAA
- a CDS encoding transcription repressor NadR, whose protein sequence is MSAEERREEILNLLLTKEKPITGSDLAERFDVSRQAIVQDVALLRAKGEEILATSQGYVVPQQNSKMVVRTIACKHNGDEIRGELETVIKYGGRVKDVIVEHPIYGELKGFLMVQSKEDLNTFMKKYKQDSVKPLLTLTEGVHLHTIEALNEEVLNLIEEKLEEKGYLLE, encoded by the coding sequence ATGTCAGCAGAAGAAAGAAGGGAAGAAATTCTTAATCTTTTATTGACTAAGGAGAAACCGATTACTGGTTCTGATTTGGCCGAAAGATTTGATGTAAGTAGACAGGCTATTGTACAGGATGTTGCTCTGCTTAGAGCTAAAGGAGAAGAAATTTTGGCTACCTCTCAGGGATATGTTGTTCCACAGCAGAACAGTAAAATGGTAGTAAGAACAATTGCCTGTAAGCATAATGGAGATGAAATAAGAGGTGAACTGGAGACAGTAATTAAGTACGGCGGACGGGTTAAGGATGTGATAGTTGAACATCCGATCTATGGTGAGTTAAAAGGCTTTTTAATGGTTCAGTCTAAAGAAGATTTAAATACATTTATGAAGAAGTATAAGCAGGATTCAGTTAAACCGCTATTAACTTTAACTGAAGGGGTTCATCTCCATACTATTGAAGCCTTAAATGAAGAAGTATTAAACTTGATTGAAGAAAAATTAGAGGAGAAGGGTTATTTACTTGAATAA
- the nadA gene encoding quinolinate synthase NadA, with amino-acid sequence MTKLEAEIDSLKRTRNAVILAHNYQPDKVQAIADYTGDSLGLSRQAAETEAEVIVFCGVDFMAESAAILSPEKRVLLPAYNAGCPMAEMITVEALQNKKRQYPQAVVVCYVNSSAAIKAASDICCTSSNAVEIVKGIASEEIIFLPDKNLGKYVASRTDKEIICWDGFCPTHHQVKADDVAKVKEAYPQAPVIVHPECRVVEEFYMPAVMLLELKCIVH; translated from the coding sequence ATGACTAAGTTAGAAGCTGAGATAGATAGTTTAAAGCGAACTAGAAATGCTGTTATTTTAGCCCATAATTATCAACCTGATAAAGTGCAAGCAATAGCTGATTATACTGGAGATTCCTTAGGATTAAGCCGTCAGGCTGCAGAGACTGAAGCAGAGGTGATAGTCTTTTGTGGAGTTGATTTTATGGCTGAAAGTGCAGCAATTCTGTCGCCGGAGAAGAGAGTTTTACTACCGGCCTATAATGCTGGATGTCCTATGGCTGAGATGATTACTGTAGAAGCACTGCAAAATAAGAAACGTCAGTATCCTCAGGCAGTAGTTGTCTGTTATGTTAATTCTTCTGCTGCTATCAAGGCGGCTAGTGATATCTGTTGTACTTCTTCGAATGCTGTTGAGATAGTAAAAGGGATTGCTAGTGAAGAGATTATCTTTCTGCCGGATAAAAACTTAGGTAAGTATGTAGCTTCTCGAACGGATAAGGAGATTATATGTTGGGATGGATTCTGTCCTACTCACCACCAAGTGAAAGCTGATGATGTGGCCAAGGTTAAAGAAGCATATCCGCAGGCACCAGTGATTGTCCATCCTGAATGCAGAGTTGTAGAAGAATTCTACATGCCGGCGGTGATGCTACTGGAGCTGAAGTGCATAGTACATTAA